Proteins from one Gammaproteobacteria bacterium genomic window:
- a CDS encoding enoyl-CoA hydratase/isomerase family protein: MDEGDNRFNRRSLERINDFLDQVEKIDGPAALVTTGSGKFYSNGLDLDWVLSGKADMCFQELAMATQQLLARTLTFPRPTVAAINGHCFAAGAMWSLAHDFRVMRADRGFWSMPEVDIKIPFTEGMAALIQARLSPQVAHTTMTTARRYGGAEAADVGIVECAVPEDAVLSTAIEMAAELAKKDPTTLGAIKQGMYASVVEALTG, from the coding sequence ATGGACGAGGGAGACAATCGCTTCAACCGCCGGTCCTTGGAGCGAATCAATGACTTTCTCGATCAGGTCGAGAAGATCGACGGACCTGCGGCACTGGTGACGACCGGAAGCGGCAAGTTCTATTCGAACGGTCTCGACCTCGATTGGGTGTTGAGCGGCAAGGCCGACATGTGTTTCCAAGAGCTGGCGATGGCGACGCAGCAACTCCTGGCCCGGACCTTGACTTTTCCGCGTCCCACGGTGGCCGCGATCAATGGGCACTGTTTTGCCGCCGGCGCCATGTGGTCACTCGCACACGACTTTCGTGTGATGCGTGCCGACAGGGGGTTCTGGTCGATGCCGGAAGTGGATATCAAGATTCCGTTCACCGAAGGTATGGCGGCGCTGATTCAGGCACGACTCTCACCGCAGGTGGCTCACACGACCATGACGACGGCACGCCGCTATGGGGGTGCAGAAGCAGCCGATGTGGGGATCGTCGAATGTGCCGTACCCGAGGATGCCGTACTCTCGACGGCCATTGAGATGGCTGCAGAACTTGCGAAGAAGGACCCAACGACGTTGGGAGCGATCAAGCAGGGTATGTACGCATCCGTCGTCGAGGCGCTGACGGGGTGA
- the ssb gene encoding single-stranded DNA-binding protein has protein sequence MATNTVTVIGNLVEDPELRFTPSGIAMAKIRVAVNRRWRDQAGEWQEQTSFFGGTLWREAAENAAESLQKGARVIITGSLEQRQWETQEGEKRSVVELRIEEIGPSLRWATASVTKTARDGGDWASSRPAPAAPVARNDYGPDEAPF, from the coding sequence ATGGCGACGAACACCGTGACGGTGATTGGCAACCTCGTAGAGGATCCGGAACTGCGCTTCACTCCGTCTGGTATTGCAATGGCGAAGATTCGTGTAGCAGTGAATCGGCGCTGGAGAGATCAGGCTGGAGAGTGGCAGGAGCAGACGAGCTTCTTCGGTGGCACGCTGTGGCGTGAAGCGGCCGAGAATGCGGCCGAGTCGCTGCAGAAGGGGGCCAGAGTGATCATCACGGGCAGCCTCGAACAACGGCAGTGGGAAACCCAGGAAGGGGAGAAGCGCTCGGTCGTCGAACTGCGTATCGAGGAGATCGGGCCTTCCCTGCGTTGGGCGACCGCCTCGGTTACGAAGACCGCACGCGATGGTGGCGACTGGGCATCATCGCGTCCGGCGCCTGCGGCTCCCGTTGCCCGCAACGACTATGGGCCCGATGAGGCCCCGTTTTAG
- the panB gene encoding 3-methyl-2-oxobutanoate hydroxymethyltransferase, translated as MAGKITVPLVRSRKGGEKLAMVTAYDTPGARIADAAGVDMILVGDSLANVVLGYGNTLKVDVDVMVHHTAAVARADTNALVIGDMPWMSYHVSTEDAVRNAGRFVREGGAEAVKLEGGRKRIPVIKAILDAEIPVMGHLGLTPQSVHAMGGYKVQGKASSAARELLTDAVALAEAGVFSMVLEGIPGLLAELVTKEVPVPTIGIGAGIDTDGQVLVFHDVLGLSTGHLPKFVRQYANLYEVAVDALQRYVADVRSAGFPGDDETYHMSEQAAAELLGT; from the coding sequence ATGGCAGGCAAGATCACCGTTCCGCTCGTTCGATCGCGCAAAGGTGGCGAGAAACTGGCCATGGTCACCGCCTATGACACGCCGGGGGCGCGCATCGCCGATGCCGCGGGTGTCGACATGATTCTCGTGGGAGACTCTCTTGCCAACGTCGTATTGGGATACGGGAACACACTGAAGGTGGACGTCGATGTGATGGTCCATCACACGGCCGCGGTTGCCAGAGCGGACACGAACGCGCTCGTGATAGGGGACATGCCGTGGATGAGCTATCACGTGTCGACGGAGGATGCTGTTCGCAACGCCGGCCGCTTCGTTCGCGAAGGCGGGGCCGAAGCGGTGAAACTCGAAGGGGGACGTAAGCGGATCCCCGTCATCAAGGCGATCCTCGACGCAGAGATCCCGGTGATGGGCCACCTGGGCCTGACTCCACAGTCGGTACACGCCATGGGCGGATACAAAGTTCAGGGCAAGGCGAGCTCCGCAGCCAGGGAGCTGCTCACAGACGCCGTCGCACTCGCCGAAGCAGGGGTGTTCTCGATGGTGCTCGAAGGGATCCCCGGTCTGCTCGCCGAGCTGGTCACCAAGGAAGTGCCGGTTCCGACGATAGGGATTGGCGCCGGCATCGACACCGATGGGCAAGTGCTGGTGTTCCACGATGTGCTCGGACTGAGCACCGGGCACCTTCCCAAGTTCGTTCGGCAGTACGCGAATCTGTATGAGGTCGCAGTCGATGCACTACAGCGCTACGTTGCCGACGTGCGATCCGCAGGATTCCCCGGCGACGACGAGACCTACCACATGAGTGAACAAGCCGCCGCGGAGCTTCTGGGAACATGA
- a CDS encoding cupin: MADHTFIPALNVDIPVDGTLSKVVYKNDHIRVVVFGFDADQELTDHTASMPAIIQVISGEVRLTLGADIVEAGQGSWTYLPAGLTHAVYALEPTVLLLTLLHE; encoded by the coding sequence ATGGCCGACCACACCTTCATTCCCGCGCTGAACGTGGACATCCCGGTTGACGGGACGCTCAGCAAGGTCGTGTACAAGAATGACCACATCCGCGTCGTCGTCTTCGGATTCGACGCCGATCAGGAACTCACCGATCACACGGCTTCGATGCCCGCGATCATCCAGGTGATCTCCGGCGAGGTCCGCCTGACCCTCGGAGCGGATATCGTCGAGGCCGGGCAAGGTTCATGGACGTACCTGCCCGCGGGCCTCACCCACGCGGTCTACGCCCTCGAACCGACCGTGCTGCTGCTCACCTTGCTGCACGAGTGA
- a CDS encoding PadR family transcriptional regulator — protein MSSASGIRDLLVELDSVTDREQGQTSTSAPASLIPLDMTLSRWQAISNRYNDITLLDLAILGFLKEEPRHGYDLKRRLADLGLRSVSFGSLYPALRRLDRHRLIEAVDSQQRKKVYQITAAGETRFHELIEERTTANEDDRSFNLRVAFFRYLDPETRLRLLERRRMILADRASDARASLHETMHRTRARIDRYTVSLIERGAHRTEADIAWIDELIETEQAAIRRRNPTKARTYE, from the coding sequence ATGAGTAGCGCGTCGGGAATCCGGGACCTCCTTGTAGAGCTCGATTCTGTGACGGATCGCGAACAAGGTCAAACCTCGACCTCTGCACCCGCGTCGCTCATCCCGTTGGACATGACGCTCTCTCGGTGGCAAGCTATATCGAACCGCTATAACGATATCACTTTGCTTGACCTCGCAATTCTTGGCTTTCTCAAAGAAGAACCCCGTCACGGGTACGATCTGAAGCGCCGTCTCGCAGACCTCGGGCTGCGTTCGGTGTCATTCGGCTCCCTCTATCCGGCGCTGAGACGCCTCGACCGTCACCGCCTCATCGAAGCGGTCGATTCTCAGCAGCGTAAGAAGGTCTATCAGATCACCGCTGCGGGAGAAACCAGATTCCACGAACTCATCGAGGAGCGCACAACGGCGAACGAGGACGATCGCAGTTTCAATCTCAGAGTTGCCTTCTTCCGATACCTCGACCCCGAGACGCGTCTCCGGCTTCTGGAGCGGAGACGTATGATCCTTGCCGATCGGGCCAGTGATGCTCGCGCCTCGTTACACGAGACGATGCATCGCACACGAGCGCGGATCGACCGATACACGGTCTCGTTGATCGAACGAGGGGCGCACCGGACCGAAGCGGATATCGCCTGGATCGACGAACTCATTGAAACTGAACAGGCGGCGATTCGCCGTCGGAATCCCACGAAGGCTCGCACGTACGAATGA
- a CDS encoding deoxyribonuclease IV: MLIGAHVPGADPIGEASARSADTVQIFLSNPQSWKKPLEREDAAELAASELPIYVHAPYLINVVSPNNRVRIPSRKILADTIAAAEAIGSVGVVVHGGHVTGDSTFEEGLERWRKALEPIESAVPILIENTAGGGNAMARRVEDIARLWEAVGALGVGLCLDTCHAWAAGEDLDGIVDRVMAATGRIDLIHLNDSRDPFDSRRDRHANLGEGEIPADLLVQVVRDAGAPVVVETPGGAEAQAADIAWIRERLRR, encoded by the coding sequence ATGCTGATCGGAGCCCACGTTCCCGGCGCGGACCCGATCGGGGAGGCGTCGGCACGAAGCGCCGATACGGTGCAGATCTTCCTCTCGAACCCGCAGTCGTGGAAGAAGCCCCTCGAGCGGGAGGACGCCGCCGAGCTGGCAGCGTCGGAACTGCCGATCTACGTGCACGCGCCGTACTTGATCAACGTGGTCTCACCGAACAACAGGGTGCGCATCCCGAGTCGAAAGATACTCGCCGACACGATTGCCGCGGCAGAGGCGATCGGTTCGGTTGGAGTCGTCGTTCACGGGGGCCATGTGACCGGCGACAGCACGTTCGAAGAAGGATTGGAGCGGTGGAGGAAGGCGCTCGAGCCGATCGAGTCTGCGGTCCCGATCCTGATCGAGAACACGGCGGGTGGGGGAAATGCGATGGCCCGCAGAGTCGAGGACATTGCCCGGCTATGGGAGGCCGTGGGTGCTCTCGGTGTCGGACTCTGCCTCGACACCTGCCATGCGTGGGCTGCCGGCGAGGATCTCGACGGGATCGTCGATCGGGTCATGGCGGCAACGGGAAGGATCGATCTCATCCATCTGAACGATTCTCGTGATCCGTTCGACAGCCGTCGCGACCGGCATGCAAACCTCGGGGAAGGCGAGATCCCCGCCGACCTGCTGGTACAAGTCGTGCGCGACGCCGGCGCACCGGTGGTGGTGGAGACGCCGGGGGGAGCCGAGGCGCAGGCAGCCGACATTGCCTGGATTCGGGAGCGCCTTCGGAGATGA
- a CDS encoding hemolysin III family protein, whose amino-acid sequence MERTTLGRMHNPVRGFLHGAAAVASAVALVTLAIRTAWDTPRMISMIAFGLSAVALYTTSSLYHSVPWRRRWKQRMQRLDHSMIFLLVAGTYTPIAFNVLSGSLKWATLSLVWGTAAAGIFQKVFFPKVRNWLSITLYMVMGWFAIVPLPRLLDRLSAGAVALLILGGIFYSTGMILLVTKRPRLSPRVFSYHEVFHVLVISGSVAHFLMILLYVAPIART is encoded by the coding sequence GTGGAACGAACAACATTGGGACGAATGCACAATCCGGTTCGCGGGTTCCTTCACGGCGCTGCGGCCGTGGCCTCGGCCGTGGCCTTGGTCACTCTCGCCATACGCACTGCGTGGGACACGCCGCGCATGATCTCCATGATCGCGTTCGGACTCAGCGCCGTTGCGTTGTACACGACCAGTTCTCTGTATCACTCGGTCCCATGGAGGAGACGCTGGAAGCAGCGTATGCAGCGCCTCGACCACTCGATGATCTTCCTGCTCGTTGCAGGCACCTACACCCCGATCGCATTCAACGTTCTCTCCGGATCCCTCAAATGGGCGACCTTGTCGCTCGTCTGGGGCACTGCAGCAGCAGGGATCTTCCAGAAGGTGTTCTTTCCGAAAGTCAGGAACTGGCTCTCTATCACGCTCTACATGGTGATGGGATGGTTCGCCATCGTCCCGCTCCCACGCCTCCTGGATCGACTGAGCGCCGGGGCTGTCGCACTCCTGATACTCGGCGGGATCTTCTACAGCACGGGGATGATCCTGCTGGTGACCAAACGCCCCCGCCTCTCTCCGCGGGTGTTCTCCTACCACGAGGTGTTCCACGTCCTGGTCATCTCGGGGTCAGTCGCTCACTTTCTGATGATCCTGTTGTACGTGGCGCCGATTGCCCGGACATGA
- the pyrE gene encoding orotate phosphoribosyltransferase, with the protein MSDLCRHLIEHSLRTDGPFLLRSGIESDWYLDARQTTFDGTGARLVAEAVLDVLASGVQAVGGMTMGADPIAVSTAIVGTERGLDLRAFSIRKQDKDHGVRGRLVGAVASGDSVAIVEDTTSTGGALAEAVDVAVGHGLVVVQAIALVDRSGGAADRLIAERGVPYVALVRPVDLGVVE; encoded by the coding sequence TTGAGCGATTTGTGTCGACATCTCATCGAGCATTCTTTGCGGACCGATGGGCCGTTTCTGCTTCGGTCCGGGATCGAGAGCGATTGGTATCTCGATGCCCGCCAGACCACCTTCGATGGGACGGGGGCTCGGTTGGTGGCGGAGGCGGTCCTCGACGTTCTGGCGTCTGGTGTCCAGGCAGTCGGGGGGATGACGATGGGTGCGGATCCGATTGCCGTATCCACCGCGATCGTCGGTACGGAACGGGGACTCGACCTGCGGGCATTCTCCATTCGCAAGCAGGATAAGGACCATGGTGTGCGCGGTCGGTTGGTGGGTGCGGTTGCTTCCGGGGATAGCGTCGCCATCGTGGAAGACACGACCAGCACAGGAGGCGCCCTGGCGGAAGCCGTCGACGTCGCCGTAGGGCATGGGCTCGTCGTCGTTCAGGCGATCGCCCTGGTCGACAGGAGTGGTGGAGCGGCTGATCGGCTGATCGCCGAGCGTGGGGTACCGTATGTTGCACTGGTCCGTCCCGTGGACCTGGGAGTTGTCGAATGA
- the rpsF gene encoding 30S ribosomal protein S6, with amino-acid sequence MRSYELMTIHRPELAESDYLKLVEQTEEFLRSRGGTVGERDLWGKRRFSYEINHLHEGYYSVLHFEAEPDVVDDLDRVLLLADLVVRHKIIRPEN; translated from the coding sequence ATGCGAAGCTATGAATTGATGACCATTCATCGGCCTGAGCTGGCCGAGAGCGACTACCTGAAGCTCGTCGAGCAGACTGAGGAGTTTCTCCGCAGTCGCGGAGGGACCGTAGGCGAGCGGGATCTCTGGGGAAAACGTCGCTTTTCGTACGAGATCAATCACTTGCACGAGGGGTACTACTCGGTGCTTCACTTCGAGGCCGAACCCGATGTTGTGGACGATCTCGACCGAGTGCTGCTTCTGGCGGATCTGGTTGTCCGCCACAAGATCATTCGACCCGAGAACTGA
- a CDS encoding 2'-5' RNA ligase family protein, with amino-acid sequence MMLVESALLIEVPEAERVIEHWRTLFDPSALIGIPAHVTVLYPFLPPNRLDEATLRSLGDLFRNVHPFAFSLTEVRRWPDIVYLTTKPSEPFNALTEMLVRRWPEAKPYEGKYDDLVPHVTVARTSSDVVARQIVADVSPYLPLDSVAQTVALMVTDSVSWTAHTTFLLGA; translated from the coding sequence GTGATGCTGGTCGAGTCGGCGCTGCTGATCGAAGTTCCCGAAGCCGAGCGCGTGATCGAACACTGGAGAACCCTGTTTGATCCGTCCGCTCTCATCGGCATCCCCGCCCACGTCACCGTCCTGTACCCGTTCCTCCCACCGAATCGTCTCGATGAGGCGACCCTGCGATCGCTCGGTGATCTGTTCCGGAACGTCCATCCGTTCGCGTTCTCTCTCACCGAGGTACGCCGATGGCCGGACATCGTGTATCTCACCACCAAACCCAGTGAGCCGTTCAATGCGCTCACCGAGATGCTCGTGAGACGTTGGCCCGAAGCCAAACCGTATGAAGGCAAGTACGACGACCTCGTTCCCCATGTGACGGTCGCGCGTACCTCCAGTGACGTCGTCGCACGACAGATCGTCGCCGACGTGTCCCCGTATCTCCCGCTCGACTCGGTCGCCCAGACCGTCGCCCTCATGGTCACCGACAGCGTATCGTGGACCGCCCACACCACGTTCTTGCTCGGTGCGTAG
- a CDS encoding inositol-3-phosphate synthase → MSTIRVAVAGMGNCANSLIQGVEYYREADPSNSVPGLMHVKMDSYHVGDLEFVAAFDVDATKVGVDMSKAMWNGQNNTYRFADVDHMGVEVLRGPTLDGLGTYYRKTIDESPADPVDVAQALRDSGADVLVNYLPVGSEIAARSYAEAALEAGVAFVNCIPVFIASNRDWSRRFRDAGVPIVGDDIKSQVGATIVHRQLARLFEDRGINLDRTSQLNVGGNMDFMNMLERERLESKRISKTQAVTSQLSHQLADHNVHIGPSDYVPWLTDRKWAYIRLEGSAFGDVPLNVELKMEVWDSPNSAGVVIDAIRTAKLAKDRGIGGPLLGPSAYFMKSPPVQYHDEDARRFVDEFISTGDSERERMRTFLE, encoded by the coding sequence ATGAGCACGATACGGGTGGCGGTCGCCGGAATGGGTAACTGCGCGAACTCCCTCATCCAGGGCGTCGAGTACTACCGCGAGGCAGATCCGAGCAACTCGGTACCCGGCCTGATGCACGTCAAGATGGACAGCTACCACGTTGGTGATCTCGAGTTTGTGGCCGCGTTCGATGTAGACGCCACCAAGGTCGGAGTCGACATGTCGAAGGCGATGTGGAACGGGCAGAACAACACCTACCGCTTCGCAGACGTCGACCACATGGGCGTCGAAGTTCTGCGTGGGCCGACCCTCGACGGGCTCGGCACCTACTACCGAAAGACGATCGACGAGTCCCCGGCGGACCCGGTCGACGTCGCCCAGGCACTGCGTGACTCTGGAGCAGACGTGCTGGTCAATTACCTGCCCGTCGGCTCGGAGATAGCTGCTCGGTCGTACGCGGAAGCGGCACTCGAGGCCGGGGTGGCATTCGTGAACTGCATCCCCGTCTTCATCGCCTCCAACCGCGACTGGTCCCGACGCTTCCGCGATGCAGGTGTCCCAATCGTTGGTGATGACATCAAGTCACAGGTAGGTGCCACCATCGTTCACCGGCAACTCGCTCGCCTCTTCGAGGACCGCGGCATCAACCTCGACCGGACCTCTCAGCTCAACGTTGGCGGCAACATGGACTTCATGAACATGCTCGAGCGCGAACGGCTCGAATCGAAGAGGATCTCCAAAACGCAGGCGGTCACCTCACAGCTCAGCCATCAATTGGCAGACCACAATGTTCACATCGGTCCCTCCGACTACGTCCCATGGCTGACCGATCGCAAGTGGGCGTACATACGGCTCGAGGGCAGCGCCTTCGGAGACGTGCCCCTGAACGTCGAACTCAAGATGGAGGTATGGGACTCACCCAACTCGGCAGGCGTTGTCATCGACGCGATCAGGACCGCCAAGCTGGCGAAGGATCGAGGCATCGGTGGACCGCTGCTCGGCCCGTCGGCCTACTTCATGAAGAGTCCGCCGGTGCAATACCACGACGAGGACGCCCGCCGGTTCGTCGACGAATTCATCTCGACGGGTGATTCGGAACGCGAAAGGATGCGAACCTTCCTCGAGTAG
- the uppS gene encoding di-trans,poly-cis-decaprenylcistransferase: MKSERLLRPVYRLYEDSVLRGLPADRLPRHIGIILDGHRRYARAEGLADYAASYRAGMRKFEEFIGWAEQIEIPAITGWLLSKENLARPDEELEPYFDVLIGLFARLPEIAARNDLRVRFIGSLGLLPDTLTAAAKEVEEQAGSGSRRLTIAMGYGGRQEIVDACRDLVSALADQGIPAAEIADRIDAEGIGTHLYTADLPDPDLVIRTSGESRLSGFLLWQSAYAEYAFVDVYWPAFRRVDFLRALRDFSRRDRRFGR; this comes from the coding sequence GTGAAGTCCGAGCGTCTCCTCCGGCCCGTCTACCGGCTATACGAAGACAGCGTGCTTCGTGGCCTTCCGGCTGATCGGCTGCCCCGCCACATTGGCATCATCCTCGACGGTCATCGTCGGTACGCCCGGGCCGAAGGGTTGGCCGACTATGCGGCGAGCTATCGGGCCGGAATGCGCAAGTTCGAGGAGTTCATCGGCTGGGCCGAGCAGATCGAGATCCCTGCGATCACCGGATGGCTCCTGTCGAAGGAGAACCTGGCAAGACCGGACGAGGAGCTGGAGCCGTACTTCGACGTCCTGATCGGACTCTTCGCACGTCTGCCGGAGATAGCGGCACGCAACGACCTGCGGGTCCGGTTCATCGGGAGTCTCGGACTGCTTCCCGACACGTTGACCGCGGCAGCGAAAGAGGTCGAAGAGCAGGCAGGGAGCGGGAGCAGGCGCTTGACGATTGCCATGGGATACGGCGGCAGACAGGAGATCGTCGACGCGTGCCGAGACCTCGTGTCCGCGCTTGCCGATCAGGGCATTCCTGCCGCTGAGATCGCCGACAGGATCGACGCAGAGGGGATCGGAACCCACTTGTACACGGCCGACTTGCCCGATCCTGACCTCGTCATTCGTACGAGCGGCGAATCGCGCTTGTCCGGATTCCTCCTCTGGCAATCCGCATACGCAGAGTACGCGTTCGTGGACGTTTACTGGCCCGCGTTTCGGCGTGTCGACTTTCTTCGAGCGCTGCGCGATTTTTCCCGGAGGGACCGACGATTCGGCAGGTAG
- a CDS encoding DUF192 domain-containing protein: protein MNRLVAGMVLLLVAGCGSGAGTTVSSIPDPTSAVPRTGSWNGFGTRQISLDGTPLIVAVASTPDERIKGLSGVSDLGGIDGMLFIFDGSSTEKFWMKDTLIDLDIAFFDTLGRLITVTTMPVCTEDPCPTYGSAGPYRWVLEAPAGHALAGVGQGSVLVP from the coding sequence ATGAACCGGCTGGTCGCGGGGATGGTGCTGCTGCTGGTGGCCGGTTGCGGGTCCGGAGCAGGGACGACCGTGAGTTCGATACCCGATCCCACGTCAGCCGTTCCTCGAACGGGTTCGTGGAACGGCTTCGGGACCCGACAGATCAGCCTGGACGGGACTCCACTCATCGTGGCCGTGGCCTCGACTCCCGATGAGCGAATCAAGGGGCTGAGCGGCGTTTCGGACCTGGGCGGGATCGACGGCATGTTGTTCATCTTCGATGGGTCGTCGACGGAGAAGTTCTGGATGAAGGACACGTTGATCGATCTCGACATTGCGTTCTTCGATACGCTCGGTCGGCTCATTACGGTCACGACGATGCCCGTATGCACGGAGGACCCGTGTCCCACCTACGGTTCCGCCGGTCCGTACCGATGGGTTCTGGAAGCACCGGCGGGGCATGCTCTGGCCGGCGTCGGTCAGGGGTCGGTCCTCGTTCCCTGA